Below is a window of Candidatus Neomarinimicrobiota bacterium DNA.
GACCTATGATCTTTGAGGAAACACCGCCAGAACGGTTCCGCCAACACATGGATGTGAACTATTTCGGCGCTGTGGAGTTTGTCCGGAATGTGCTCCCAATCATGAAAGAGCAGGGGAACGGCTATATTGTCAATATCTCTTCCATCACCGGGCTGAAAGGATTGCCCACTTATACCTCATATGGAGCCAGTAAGTTCGCACTCACCGGTTTTTCCGACTCACTAAGGCACGAGGTGAAGAAGTACGGCATCAAGGTCTCTGTGGTAGCGCCGCCGGGGGTACATACTCCCCTGGTGGATGACGATCTGGAGAGCCATCCCGACTGGTTTCACAAGTTCAAGGTGATAGAGGTGGATCAGGTATTGAACAAGATGATCAGCGGAATGCGCAAAGGGCGCTTCTTGATACTGGTTTCCGCCGATACAAAGATGATGCACGCCATGGTGCGCTTCTTTCCTCGGGCGTTTACCGCCTTGCTGATGTGGCTCTACAAGATGGAAAAGTGAATCTGGCCGAACGGTTGGTATCAGGTCCCCCGCTATTGCTGGACGGCGCCATGGGGACAGAGCTGGAGCGGCGTGGGGTGGATGTTTCTCTGCCTCTCTGGTCTGCGGCTGCAGTTGAAGAGCACCCCGAGATTGTTCAGGCAATCCACAGTGACCATGTTTCTGCAGGCGCAAAAATTATTACGACTGCAACTTTTCGCACACTTCCCCGTACTTTCATG
It encodes the following:
- a CDS encoding SDR family oxidoreductase, with the protein product MNYEFKDRRAIVTGASSGIGRGIAMRFAKMGVKVVLSARRQEELEGVAAEIRSHGGTAIVAPCDVTNPEDVAHVVRTAVDELGGVDIMVNCAGIAGPMIFEETPPERFRQHMDVNYFGAVEFVRNVLPIMKEQGNGYIVNISSITGLKGLPTYTSYGASKFALTGFSDSLRHEVKKYGIKVSVVAPPGVHTPLVDDDLESHPDWFHKFKVIEVDQVLNKMISGMRKGRFLILVSADTKMMHAMVRFFPRAFTALLMWLYKMEK